One Salvia splendens isolate huo1 chromosome 1, SspV2, whole genome shotgun sequence genomic window, ATTTTTTACAGTCATGCTCCTGCAACAAAACTATCATAAGCACTCTTACCATATGCATGCTTCATTTGGttgtaaaatttgtaatttgtgtgtaataatggagtgctcatttcagttggaagaagaaggcagaagaaggaagctcggctttgagctggaactagccgagaagggagttcggttttgagccgagaagggagttcggtcttgagccgagaagggagttcggtcttaagccgagaagggagttcggtttgtgagccgagaagggagttcggtcttgagccgagaagggagttcggtcttgagccgagaaggaagaagcaacctagagaaactagccgttggagcagcagttagttagctgagatgtagcggttattcttcttgttttcttgattcttgttgtagttagttagtagcagttgctacttgtttgtagagctttaaatagctcaaaaaccgtgtatgtagtttaggagtttaatcaataaagagttttccagtttctctccaagattatcatcttcaatactcaaagtgtgagtgtgtgtgtttctgcattgtgtgatctcatacaacagtgagtgtgtgtgtgatcttcttgagtgtgtgaaagccttgtgtgtgtaaaccccaacaagtggcgccgtctgtgggaagggatattgaagctgatttgcagaggatcaaacggtttcagagatggcagcaaggcttgatgcagaaaagttcacaggcaagaatgattatagcctgtggaagatgaagatgaaggcggttttgattcaacaaggcttggccgcagttcttgcaaaaccagaggagaaaggaaaggctccagtgcttgatgataaagctcaggcaaagatggaggagatgcagctcaaggcacattctgcagtgattctgtgccttggagataaggtcttgagggatgttcaagaagccaagactgcggtagagatcttggacaagttggatgaagtttacttggccaaatccttggctaaccggctgtatctcaagaagaggctgtatgcctatagtttttctggagataggtccatcattgagcagctagaggagttcaacaagatcattgatgacctgggatctgttgatgtcaagatttcagatgaggataaggccattctcacattgaatgccttgcctagctcgtatgaccagttaagtgatgcaattatctatggaagagataaacctatcacctatgcagaagtctattcagccttgatggccaaagaactccagaagacagccaacagaggctctgcaagctccaatgttcaagctgcagaggccttgaatgtgaagaagttcaagaagcagaacttcaagaagaagtttgagggccctaaaccctcaagttctgatgctcagaaggaaaccagagcttgctattggtgcaagaaacctggacatttgaagaaagattgtcatgcatggaagagaaagatggcctctgagggacacaaccaatctgattgtgtggagagtgctgatcccccggctcaacttatgaatattagtgacagtggggtcagtcacaggtggataatggactcggggtgcagcttccatatgtgccccaatagaagctggtttcatgatcttcaagaagcatcgggtacggttgttcttggaaataatcatacttgtcagataaaagggatagggaaggtgaagctaagcctacaagatggctctgtgAAGATCctgactggggtgaggtatattccagaagtgaagaggaacctcatctcattgggaatgctggagcagagggggttcactatattaatgagtcaaggaaaattgtttgtgaaatctggagatgcagtgatgatggaggctgacagagagcatattctctattatttgaaggctaaggctgttgatggagaaagcaatgctgtgtcagatgattccctaatgctatggcacaagaggctgggccatccagcagaaggaagcttgaaagaactcatcaagaagggcctgatctctggagatttcaacaagatggacccctgtgagcagtgtatacttggaaaagcaaagaaggcaccctatcctacaggtattcactcttctacagcccctttagactacatacatagtgatctttgggggccttcaccggtgtgttcaattggtggaggaaagtattatctagctatcattgatgactatacaaggaagttgtgggtatatattcttaaggaaaaatctgaaacactcactaagttcaagatatggtgtaaggaggtggagctagagaaaggaaggagtgttaaatgtttaagaactgacaatggcttggaattcttgtctgctgaacttgatatattttgcaaagagaagggtatgaagaggcaccgtactgttcctggtaatccccagcaaaatggtgttgtggagaggatgaataggactatcctagagagggtgaggtgcctgcttcttggttctggtttgagcagcaggttctggggAGAGGCGGTGTATACaacagcctatctcatcaataaatgcccatctactgccctgaaatctgaaactcctgattacatgtggtatggagctcatagtgactactcaaaatacaaggtgtttgggtgtgcagcctatgctcatgctaggcaaagtaagcttgaagctagggctctgaaatgtatcttgctgggatatcagaggggtgttaaggggtataggctctggtgtattgagcctggtaggcagaaggtggtggtgagtagggatgtggtgttcttggaggatcagatgccctaCTTGAAAGGTAAGCTGGACTCCAATGACTCCAgtgaagttgagagtgatttcttcaaggtggagcctatgGGAGTTGGcttaggagcaggtggagtcacTGACTCAGAAAATGAACCTGATCCAGAGGGTGATGGTGCTCCAGCTCAAGGTAGAAGAAATGATGAGCCCACAGCAGATCCTACCAGAGAGTACCAGATTGCAAGAGATAGGGGAAGGAGAAATGCAAAGCCTCCTGAGAAATTTGCAGATATGGTCTATTATGCACTGTGTGCTGCTGAGAGTATTGATATTGCTGATCCTCTCACCTATAAAGAGGCCATGAGAAGCAAAGACAGAGAGAGATGGATAGAGgccatgaatgaagaaatagagtctttactcaagaacaaaacctggattttggtggacaaatccaagctgaatacagatgagattgagaaggggagagtgaaggtgattaagattaacaccttgcacaatccggctgacatgctaacaaagtctctaggtagagacaagtttgatcgttgcaagaagttgatcaatgtttgtgcaagaactgagatgagccctcaggtggagaattgtaataatggagtgctcatttcagttggaagaagaaggcagaagaaggaagctcggctttgagctggaactagccgagaagggagttcggttttgagccgagaagggagttcggtcttgagccgagaagggagttcggtcttaagccgagaaggaagttcggtttgtgagccgagaagggagttcggtcttgagccgagaagggagttcggtcttgagccgagaaggaagaagcaacctagagaaactagccgttggagcagcagttagttagctgagatgtagcggttattcttcttgttttcttgattcttgttgtagttagttagtagcagttgctacttgtttgtagagctttaaatagctcaaaaaccgtgtatgtagtttaggagtttaatcaataaagagttttccagtttctctccaagattatcatcttcaatactcaaagtgtgagtgtgtgtgtttctgcattgtgtgatctcatacaacagtgagtgtgtgtgtgatcttcttgagtgtgtgaaagccttgtgtgtgtaAACCCCAACATTGTGTATTTGGTTTACTGTGTGTGGCAGAAAGATAACAATGCCAAGTATATGAGGAATAAGTCGTGGCCTATGTTGAATGTCAGGAAGGAGATTTTCGGCAAGGACCGTGCGGAGGGGCTTAAGGGCATGGACACTGGCGAGGCAGTGCAAAAGATTTATGGTTCAAAGGTTGCTGTGGGTGAAAGTTCAGCGAAGTCTTCTCCAATTACTTTAGAGGAACTATTCCCTGATGAAGTTTTCCCGAGCTCTGTTCTGCCAGAGATGGTAGATGTGAGCACTTCCGCACCGGCACCTGTGAGTGTAAATCCGAGGGTGCAAAACAAAGCACCAAAGAAGAGGAAGGCTGAGGACAAGATGGACAGTGTCCTAGCTCTGATGAATCGCATCCATGAAGACACCAATGAGCGGTTGAAAGACATCTCTAACCGAATTGGTTATGAGTTTGATCTAAGCACGAAGAGAACCGAAGTCTTCAATCAGTTGAAAGGGATGCCCGGGCTGACCATCAAGCAACAATTTTATGCCGCAAAAAAGTTAGTCAAGGAGCCTGAGCTTATGGATCTGTTTAGGGGTTTGGATGACTTGGCGCGACCGGCATTTGTGCTCGACCTTCTAGAGACAGATGGAATGATTTGAAGAGGGTAGAGTCTGTGTCTTTTTGGTTATTTTGTTATCTATCATGGTTTAAACCTTAATCCATGTAGCTATCAAGTGCATTTGCATCAGTATGTAGTATGACACTTTTTTTTGCGTTTAACATGGGGATGCATTGGCACTGGTTGTATTTTGTCTTATTGCTTTTATCACTCAAGAAACTGTGCTTCTAATGCCCATATGAACATCTGCTTTCTTGATCTTCATCTTTGGTAATCGTATAGAATAATTTTGATTGCCTACTTGTGTTCCCATCGGCCCGTGCTTGGAATCAAACATCCAAGACTTTGAAATGTTTCTCATAGTGCACTTAACTTTCTAGTGTTAACATGAAAGTGGAAATAAGCACATACAATACCTAAGTGGTGGCATTAGTACACAATGGAAAAATCGCACACCACATTGTTCACAAACATAACAGACCGTAAAAACTAAGAACATGGCCGCGACACAATGAAAACACACAAGCTTCTAACGGCTGATCAAACCATACATAGAACTGGATATCTTGAGCATCGACGAGCTTAAAGTGGCAACAAACACCCGGGAACAACGCGTTAGCATCTTTGAATCAGCGCCAACCATGCTTGATCCAGATCTTGCCCGCGCTATGCTTGAGCATGAGCCGCCATGTTTGCCCGTCAACCAGAAAATGCACGATATTCTGCTGCGGGCAGCACGGAGGTGGAGTTGCCAAAAGTCAGTGGAATTTCTATTGTTCGCTTGGTATTTGACTTGGTCAGCTTCAACGTCCATGTGGGATACTCGTCGTCATCAAGCGCACCCCTATCATCGTCGTAGTCACTGTCGTCCGCCGACTCGGACTCCACGTCGGAGGGGGCATAATCGTCCGACGATTCAATGTCAGGGGTGTAGACCTCATCGTCCTCTTCTTCCTCAGTCAACGCTATTTCAGAAATATGAGTAAGGGCAATGCATACAGCTATGTTTTTAAActgaaaaaaggaaaacagAAGCATTTTCACAAGAGACTCACTTTCGAGATCACCGCGTGGTGGGCAACCGGTCCCCGACTTGTATCTTTTTACATGGAAAATCCCCATATCGACGAGGGTGAAGGTTAGTTTCTCACCATGGAAAATATTATTCCCATGCCAGAATTCAGACCATCCAACGCAAAAGTGGCATCCACTGGCTATTTTTAGTAAACGGACTGGCCAACGGGATCCATTTGGCATTACGAGCCGACAGTCGAACGGTAGGTCATCCCCATGTTCCGCAACCCATTGAGGAGGTAGACCTACACACAAGACACACTTGGTAAGGCAGTTCAATGGACCCAACACGAGAATGTGAAAAGTGGGCAGAAAAGGAAGCATACCAATTCCTATTTGTTGCGAGAGCCGAAAAACACCTTGATGAAGGAAGGAAGCCTATGGTATTCTCCATAGGAGTCGTCGTCCGCCATAGCTAGCTTCAATGTAGTTGCACATAGTGAGGCATCAGCTAACATATTTATTAGCCTTCTTCCCCTATCAACACCCACCCCATTTACTACGATGACAAGCTGCGTCAATGGCAAAGGCTGCAAGAAAGTAGGAGGGGTTGGTTTGCATTTGATGAATGCATTAAAAGGAAGCGTGTATCCATTCGTTTACACTGTGGCGGAAGAAGTGTGTACTTTATGTTAATGCAGCTTTTTTACATAAATGAAGCAATCGAGGTTGTGCCAAAAATTCAATGTAAACGCAACACATCATAAGACATGTGTTATCCTCCCAATTTTCCTAAATAAGATATAGGGGGTAGAGGGGTTACGTACCACATGggaaaaaaatatatgcacACTAACACATTATTCATACCTAAAATAATAGGCTTAGgttatagtaaaaaataaaaggtTTTCTAATATACAATGATTGGTACATGCCCATATGGAAAAATTATAGGATTTCTAAAAATTGAAGGATTAGCTTATAGGGAACAATAAAAGGATTTCTTTCATTTTAGTGAAcgcatgtgattttttttaaaatatataccaTACTGAATAGGAGCTTAAATTTATTCTTTGAAAAGGATAAAATTTTGTTACGATTAAATTGCCAATATTGTATTCATCTAAACAATAAAACATATGACCATTTATATTACTCCCGTCGTTCGCCGTTAGGAGTTCCGGTCACTATAGCTCACGCTTTTTATGAATATGATTGTAAGTTGTTAACTTTGATAAATGGTCAAGTAAGagaaaatactataaattagacCATACTCAAATTTTTCTAAAGGTTTATTATCATTTGTTTAAAAACATCTATTCAGAATTGCTTTCCAATTAATATGAAAATGGCCAAGATCAGCTCCACACCGGCAACtccaaattttttttccatGCAATCGAATGGTCAGCTTACAAAATTAATGACATTGGTGGTTGCCTAGTACGCTAGCATCCGAGCTCGGTGGAagaagtaaatttttttttgatatgACATATATCTAACTTGAGTAAAGATGTCTATGAAAACCACTTTAGGAGTTGCACATAGGGGTGTTCCCTTAGCTATTACATAAGGTGTCGTGTTGAGTTAAAAACCACCCCAACTTTACAACCCACTACTCATCAACTAGGCGCCATGAACCCACTTATCCATAATCAAGCGACCTTCTTCTACCGGGGCAAGTGGAACGCAGCGATGGATACGTTGCTACTTTCTACTGTGATCAAGCTGCGAACTGGGAGCTCATCGACCGATGACTTTGTGACTGATTCGGTGCTCAACGAGGCTTGTAAGTTAATCAATCTTCGCTTTGCCACTAAAATAACTTGTGCTGATGTTGTCAGTCGGTTGGAGCTACTCCGAGTTCGCCACCAGACTTTCAACGAAGTTGTTACTACACCGGGAGTCCGCTGGGACCTTGATGAGAAGCTCATCGTTGCAGACGAAGAAACTTTGAAGTTTATATTTCGGGTATGTCGTTGGCGTGTGAAATGTGTTGTCATTATCTTTGAAGCAGATCGGTAACACAGGCGGTTTGTACTCCCTTTTTTGCAGACAAACCCCCTTGCCGGAGCTTACTATTACCAAGACGAGGCGGAATATAACCGCTTAACAACCATGTTTGGGCTTCAGGATGTGAAAAAGGAGAAGTCGCGAGAGGTGATAACCATGTCCGACACAACGGAGCTGATCGTGATAACTGATTCCCCCGTACCAAATGCACCTACTCGTGGGAAGCATGCTCCTTCGCCAGTTGATCCGGACGAAGTCAATTCACCCTTCATCGATCAATATACAATGGTTCGCCGGAAGCTTTTTGATGAGCCATCGACCAATACCAAACAAGGCTCGCCAAGCAGGGCTGGTGGACTTGTTGGACGCATGGATCCAACTCGGTTGTTGCCAGTGAAGCAATTGTACTCATCGCCGAAAGGCTCATCGTGCGCGTGTTGGAGTCCGGCAGCACCATCGCGCAAATTGACCCCTTAATTATCTACGTTGTGCCCCCGACCAGTCTCGATATCTTTTGTTAACTTATTAATATGTTGTTTCGTAGgtggaattaaaaaaatgattgttGAATGTAGGTTTAACTTATGTTGTTTGCTTTAAAATGTACAAGCGAGACTGCTCTGCTAGGTTATGTATTATGTTTGTATAATTTTCATGTGAAATGCACTGTTAGTTTAATATTAAATAGTGCCCAATAAAAAGCCTCAAAGCTCGATCAATTTCTAGAAAGATGTCAAACAAATAAGCATTACTTAAAACCAAGTGTGTTAATAAGTATGTTATGAAACATTTCAATGCAGTAATACAAAGTGATATGTTATCTGACGAATAATCGCAACCACATCGATCACACGTTTGTCCTATGAGCCCACATTGCAGCAGCAAGGTCGACCCTCTTCTTCGTCCACATTGGTGTTGGCGTGACCGTAGTGTTAGTGGGCACCACGGGCTCATCGTGATCACTCCCATACCCATCTTCAAGTTGAACTCCTACCAATTCATCATACGGATCCACCTCCATCTAAGTGCGTATAaaattgtggatcaagaaacaAGCAATGATCAACCCCGTTTGGACCTCAATAGGATAGAAGCTTGGGCTGCGAAGTATTCCCCAATGCATCTTGAGTACTACAAAAGAACGCTCAATCACATTCCGAGCTTTAGAATGCTTCAAGTTGAATAATTCATCGGCTGTTTGCGGTGCTTGGGTTCCATGACCCCACTCCTTCAAATGGTAACGAACGCCTTTGTACGGTGTGATGAATCCCCTGCTGTTGGCATATGCATTGTCGCAGAGGTAATAGCAATCTACAAATGGGAAACAATGTGAACAGGTGAGTGTCCAGCCTACCAACTTTACTAACACAAATATCAGACTGCTTGACCTTTGGGTACTTTAAGCCCGAGAGGCCGGCTAATTGCATCGCGTAATATTCGTGAATCACCCGCTAAACCCTCCCATCCTGGCAGCACATACACGAACCGAAGTTGTCAATCACACACTGCAAGTGTGTTTGTTGATACTTGCCCCTTTCTATTACGATAACGTGGTGTGTCAGCAATGGGCACTGGTACGTGTATGTATGTCCCATCTAAAGCTCCTAGACAACCCTACAACATTTTTTGGTTGCAGAGTCAGCACAACGTTCCGGAGAAATTAAAATATGGCGGACAAGATATTACACATACCTTGAACCACTTCCATCTGGAGTCCGTGCAGTCATCACCAACCGGTTCAGGTTTCACTAAAAAATCTCATGCAAAGTAAGCACCCCACGGAGCACCATATGTGTGTACTTAGACACTGTTTTAGAAGAACGCATGAAATCATGTCCCACAACCCGTGTCTTTTTGTGGTGAGCTAGAATTGACAAAAATATGGCAACTTGTTCCTCAACAGTGACAAATTTTGGTCTATTAATCCAGCCCGGTCACGTAGAATGCGACATAATCTACTGAAAGTGTTTCTATCCATCCGCAAATTGTCTATACATAAACGATCAGAAACCCAGACAAGCCTATCCAGCTGCTTTACATGAGCAGGAATGGAGTCAATCATTACCTCTGGGGTAACtcttcccccc contains:
- the LOC121804824 gene encoding uncharacterized protein LOC121804824 translates to MNPLIHNQATFFYRGKWNAAMDTLLLSTVIKLRTGSSSTDDFVTDSVLNEACKLINLRFATKITCADVVSRLELLRVRHQTFNEVVTTPGVRWDLDEKLIVADEETLKFIFRTNPLAGAYYYQDEAEYNRLTTMFGLQDVKKEKSREVITMSDTTELIVITDSPVPNAPTRGKHAPSPVDPDEVNSPFIDQYTMVRRKLFDEPSTNTKQGSPSRAGGLVGRMDPTRLLPVKQLYSSPKGSSCACWSPAAPSRKLTP
- the LOC121804884 gene encoding B3 domain-containing protein REM20-like — its product is MPNGSRWPVRLLKIASGCHFCVGWSEFWHGNNIFHGEKLTFTLVDMGIFHVKRYKSGTGCPPRGDLETLTEEEEDDEVYTPDIESSDDYAPSDVESESADDSDYDDDRGALDDDEYPTWTLKLTKSNTKRTIEIPLTFGNSTSVLPAAEYRAFSG